One window of Perca flavescens isolate YP-PL-M2 chromosome 15, PFLA_1.0, whole genome shotgun sequence genomic DNA carries:
- the kcnj12b gene encoding ATP-sensitive inward rectifier potassium channel 12, with the protein MSVGRAHHHSFVSCEEDGLRLSTMPAVGSFGNGKIHTRRKYHSRFVSKAGQCNIHFSNMDEKSQRYISDIFTTCVDVRWRYMFLLFSLVFVVSWLTFGLSYWVIGLLHGDMEHPEGDGNFVPCVMQVNTFVAAFLFSVETQTTIGYGARVVTEECPVAVFMVVFQSIMGCIIDAFMIGAIMAKMARPKKRAETLLFSHNAVIALRDGKLCFMFRVANLRKSHIVEAHVRAQLVKPRYTEEGEYIPLDQIDMNVGYDNGTDRLFLVAPLTVIHEINEESPLFGISKQDLETSDFEIVIILEGLVEATAMTTQARSSYLPSEILWGHRFEPVIFEEKSQYRIDYAYFHKTFEVLSTPRCSAKDMEERKFPTSGANSFCYENELAFISRDEEEEGDGEKEEDKKCSTELVDEQAIPGHDQKSSRKESEI; encoded by the coding sequence ATGAGTGTGGGAAGGGCCCACCACCACAGCTTCGTGTCCTGTGAAGAAGACGGCCTGAGACTAAGTACCATGCCTGCTGTGGGCAGCTTCGGCAATGGCAAGATTCACACAAGACGCAAATACCACAGCCGGTTTGTCAGCAAGGCTGGACAATGCAACATCCACTTCTCAAACATGGATGAGAAGTCACAGCGGTACATATCTGACATTTTCACAACGTGTGTGGACGTCCGCTGGCGATACATGTTCTTGCTATTCAGCCTGGTGTTTGTGGTGTCCTGGCTAACATTCGGCCTGTCATACTGGGTCATCGGCCTCCTACACGGTGACATGGAACATCCTGAAGGGGATGGCAACTTTGTTCCTTGTGTCATGCAGGTTAACACCTTTGTGGCAGCTTTCCTGTTCTCTGTTGAGACCCAGACGACCATTGGGTATGGTGCTCGCGTTGTGACAGAGGAATGCCCGGTTGCTGTCTTCATGGTGGTCTTTCAGTCCATCATGGGCTGCATCATCGATGCCTTCATGATTGGCGCCATCATGGCCAAGATGGCAAGGCCCAAAAAACGTGCAGAGACTCTACTGTTCAGCCACAACGCAGTCATCGCTTTGCGTGATGGGAAACTGTGCTTCATGTTTAGGGTTGCTAATCTAAGGAAGAGCCACATTGTGGAAGCTCATGTACGAGCCCAGCTCGTCAAGCCCCGTTATACTGAGGAAGGCGAATACATCCCCTTGGATCAGATTGACATGAACGTAGGTTATGACAATGGCACAGACCGCCTGTTTCTGGTTGCACCCCTCACTGTCATACACGAGATTAATGAAGAAAGTCCACTGTTTGGCATCAGTAAACAAGATCTTGAAACATCTGACTTTGAGATAGTAATTATACTTGAGGGGTTGGTGGAGGCCACAGCCATGACGACGCAGGCGCGCAGCTCTTACCTGCCTTCAGAGATCCTGTGGGGTCATCGCTTTGAACCCGTCATCTTTGAGGAGAAGAGCCAGTACAGGATAGATTATGCCTACTTTCACAAAACATTCGAAGTACTATCAACCCCCAGATGCAGTGCCAAGGACATGGAGGAGAGAAAATTCCCAACATCTGGCGCCAACTCTTTCTGCTATGAGAACGAGCTGGCCTTCATCAgcagggatgaggaggaggagggggatggggagaaagaggaagacAAAAAGTGTTCAACAGAGCTAGTGGATGAGCAGGCCATTCCTGGACATGATCAAAAGTCCTCCCGTAAAGAATCAGAGATCTAA